The following coding sequences are from one Tissierella sp. window:
- a CDS encoding SMODS domain-containing nucleotidyltransferase: MSTVPSYFKDFLSNIRLTDNQVKDLKTGHTTLRKRLEEDETLSEIIVSTFLQGSYRRSTAVKPKNGNKSDVDVIVVTKLDSEEYTPEEALNMFIPFLNRYYKDKYRIQGRSIGISLSYVDLDIVPTSAPSESEAGILQDNAIISEYTIEDFQQKSLMKSYDKNLFESVYNIFCESDSEPQWKSEPLLIPDREAEKWDETHPLEQIRWTVEKNKNCNSHYINVVKALKWWRKTQYPDVKHPKSYPLEHLIGDCCPDGINSVAEGIVLTLEKIVAEHPTKPFLADRGVPEHDVFERITDDEYSDFYDTVCYAAIVSREAFDCTELYDSVCKWRELLGSEFPPAPEPSKTNSTTGFTARTEKSTAIPEGRFA, translated from the coding sequence CATCCGCTTAACAGACAATCAGGTGAAGGATTTAAAGACAGGACATACAACATTAAGGAAGAGATTAGAGGAAGATGAAACATTATCTGAAATAATAGTTAGCACCTTTCTACAAGGTAGTTACAGAAGATCAACAGCTGTGAAGCCTAAAAATGGGAACAAGTCGGATGTAGATGTTATTGTTGTAACTAAATTAGATTCTGAGGAGTATACACCGGAAGAAGCTTTAAATATGTTTATTCCTTTTTTAAATAGGTATTATAAAGATAAATATAGAATTCAGGGTAGGTCAATCGGCATAAGTTTAAGTTATGTTGATTTAGATATTGTGCCAACCTCGGCACCTAGCGAGAGTGAAGCAGGCATACTCCAAGATAACGCTATAATTTCCGAGTATACTATTGAAGACTTTCAGCAAAAGTCACTTATGAAGTCATATGACAAAAACTTATTTGAAAGTGTTTATAACATATTTTGTGAATCGGACAGTGAACCTCAATGGAAATCCGAGCCGCTTTTAATTCCTGATCGTGAAGCCGAAAAATGGGATGAGACACATCCGCTTGAGCAAATTCGCTGGACGGTTGAAAAAAACAAGAATTGTAATTCTCACTATATAAACGTTGTTAAAGCATTAAAATGGTGGCGCAAAACCCAGTACCCAGATGTAAAGCACCCAAAGAGTTATCCTTTGGAACATTTGATTGGAGATTGTTGTCCAGATGGCATTAATAGTGTGGCCGAAGGCATAGTGCTAACACTTGAAAAAATTGTTGCTGAACACCCTACCAAACCATTTTTAGCTGATAGGGGTGTCCCCGAACATGATGTTTTTGAAAGGATAACAGATGATGAATATTCTGATTTTTACGATACTGTTTGTTATGCTGCAATAGTATCACGAGAAGCTTTTGATTGTACTGAATTATACGACAGCGTTTGTAAATGGAGAGAATTATTGGGAAGCGAATTTCCTCCTGCTCCTGAGCCTTCAAAAACCAATTCTACAACGGGTTTTACTGCTCGTACTGAAAAGTCAACCGCTATTCCAGAAGGAAGATTTGCATAA
- a CDS encoding Mov34/MPN/PAD-1 family protein, whose amino-acid sequence MKMSDLFFQDKNQLYSINLNKIAYEKMLKYCTKSNPYETGGILLGNYSADQSTANILQATPPPKNSKHLKCNFCRGTDGLQKVLDSAWIQGQYYIGEWHYHPNSLPIPSSTDINQMISLANDKKLMCPEPILIIIGERNLNWSVHASIFTNCGYTILHRK is encoded by the coding sequence ATGAAAATGAGTGATTTATTTTTCCAGGATAAAAATCAATTATATAGTATCAATCTAAATAAAATTGCATATGAGAAGATGCTTAAATATTGTACTAAATCAAATCCTTATGAAACAGGTGGTATTTTACTTGGTAATTATTCAGCAGATCAGTCAACGGCAAATATTTTGCAAGCTACTCCACCACCTAAGAATTCTAAACATTTAAAATGCAATTTTTGCAGAGGCACTGATGGATTACAGAAAGTCTTAGACTCGGCATGGATTCAAGGTCAATATTATATTGGAGAATGGCATTACCATCCCAATTCATTACCTATACCTAGTAGTACGGATATAAACCAAATGATAAGTCTAGCAAATGATAAAAAACTAATGTGTCCAGAACCAATATTGATTATTATTGGTGAACGTAATCTTAATTGGAGTGTTCATGCTAGTATCTTTACAAATTGTGGTTATACCATCCTTCATAGAAAATAA
- a CDS encoding DUF6273 domain-containing protein, protein MEDIKIGSLLSFGGYNWRILDIQNNTALIITEDIVEQRAYHNIYKDTTWDDCEIRKYLNSEFYDKFDDTNKSRIIQVSNKYLDNPWYGTKAGEEGQDSIFLLSLEEVCRYFGDSTEKLQNRGNNRYWKKNDENNSKRIAKLWSKYYWWWWLRSPGRNNHLAAYVHGTDGCIGVNGNNVTNCNGGIRPALWLKL, encoded by the coding sequence ATGGAAGATATTAAAATCGGCTCATTATTATCATTTGGTGGTTATAATTGGCGCATACTTGACATACAAAATAACACGGCTTTGATTATAACTGAAGATATAGTGGAGCAACGCGCCTACCATAATATTTATAAAGACACAACATGGGATGACTGCGAGATAAGAAAATATCTTAACAGTGAATTTTATGACAAATTTGATGATACTAATAAATCAAGAATCATACAAGTATCAAATAAATACCTGGACAACCCATGGTATGGTACAAAAGCTGGAGAAGAGGGGCAGGATAGCATATTCTTGTTAAGCCTTGAAGAAGTATGTAGATATTTTGGCGACAGCACCGAAAAACTACAAAACCGAGGTAATAATAGATATTGGAAAAAGAATGATGAGAACAACAGTAAGAGGATAGCAAAGCTTTGGAGTAAGTATTACTGGTGGTGGTGGCTTAGGTCACCCGGTCGTAATAATCACCTCGCCGCGTATGTCCATGGAACCGACGGTTGCATAGGTGTAAATGGCAACAATGTAACCAACTGTAACGGAGGCATTCGTCCTGCTTTGTGGCTGAAACTATAA
- a CDS encoding MerR family transcriptional regulator, with the protein MELKTIRQVSLDYGISRRMLCYYEEIGLIKSSRKDDYAYRVYDENAIQRLQQIIILRKLQIPVKQIKNILNNQNAVAVIEIFKQNISELDEEITALSTLKSILMRFVDELQEKADVFLKLELLNDKTMLAIVSTLSFSQNKIKEKVSMDELNKANENLSKLADQDVRIVYLPPMTVAAAYATGEGCEGKAGDMITQFVKECGLLKIKPDARSFGFDCSKGVAVIGQPSHVYEMWVSIPDDLEIPAPLVKRTFDGGLYAAHVLRTWDFQDWGLLKEWVNASDKYDNDWDSPRWTSPETVAGQGFEETLNFYNYVQKGSKMEDLQLDLLFPIKEKG; encoded by the coding sequence ATGGAATTAAAAACTATAAGACAAGTTTCATTGGATTACGGTATTTCGAGAAGAATGTTGTGTTATTATGAAGAAATCGGGTTGATAAAAAGCAGTCGCAAAGATGATTATGCGTACAGGGTTTATGACGAAAATGCGATACAACGGCTACAACAGATCATCATCTTGCGTAAGCTGCAAATTCCAGTCAAGCAGATTAAAAATATTCTCAATAACCAAAACGCTGTGGCGGTTATCGAGATATTCAAGCAGAACATAAGCGAGCTTGATGAGGAAATAACGGCTCTGTCCACCCTCAAATCGATATTGATGCGCTTTGTGGATGAGCTGCAGGAAAAAGCGGATGTATTTTTGAAGCTTGAATTATTAAACGATAAAACCATGCTTGCCATTGTAAGCACTCTTTCATTTTCCCAAAATAAAATCAAGGAGAAGGTATCGATGGATGAATTAAACAAGGCAAATGAAAATTTAAGCAAACTAGCAGACCAAGATGTGCGGATTGTATATCTGCCGCCTATGACTGTGGCTGCTGCTTACGCAACGGGAGAAGGCTGTGAAGGTAAAGCGGGTGACATGATAACCCAATTTGTAAAAGAATGCGGATTACTAAAAATCAAACCTGACGCTCGGAGTTTTGGTTTTGACTGCTCTAAAGGAGTAGCAGTAATTGGACAACCTTCCCATGTATATGAAATGTGGGTATCCATTCCTGACGACTTAGAGATACCTGCGCCTTTAGTAAAACGAACTTTTGACGGCGGATTATATGCCGCACATGTGTTGAGGACATGGGACTTTCAGGACTGGGGTTTATTAAAAGAATGGGTTAACGCAAGCGATAAATATGATAATGACTGGGATTCCCCGCGCTGGACATCGCCTGAAACTGTTGCTGGCCAAGGATTTGAAGAAACACTGAATTTTTATAATTATGTACAAAAAGGCAGTAAAATGGAAGATTTACAACTTGATTTATTGTTTCCGATTAAAGAGAAGGGTTAA
- a CDS encoding recombinase family protein has translation MNKRCYIYTRVSTEMQADGYSLDAQKDRLIKYAYGADLHIVGEYSDAGSGKNIDGRPNFLRMLEDIKEGKDKIEFVLVFKLSRFGRNAADVLSSLQIMQDYGVNLICVEDSIDSSKDSGKLMISVLSAVAEIERDNILVQTMEGRKRKAREGKWNGGFAPYGYKLIDGELLIAEDEVKVIEVIYEQFTTTNMGINAVASYLNNNGYKKKKRQNGTLEAFSASFVKAVLDNPVYCGKLSYGRRKNEKVQGERNKFHIVKQKEFPIYNGIHEAIVSEELWQAVQEKRKQTGFKYEKKYSLDHANILSGILKCPNCGASMYGNVNRKKKKDGTYYRDYFYYACKHRMSVNGHKCDYKKQWGQAKIDDAVADVITKLVQNEKFEKAIKDKINSKIDTAELEANFKNLKKSHRQAEVAKNKLAQQIDALDIMESLYDRKYEDMQDRLNQFYEKIDSIEIEMEEVNIRIQNVKSDKLNADSIYNILRMFDQLYDKFTDMEKKEFISSFVERVEIYPEELEDGRILKNIKFGFPVFFNGAEVSEISWDKESTVETVVLLERQ, from the coding sequence ATGAATAAGAGGTGTTACATATATACAAGAGTTTCAACAGAAATGCAGGCTGATGGGTATAGTTTAGATGCTCAAAAAGACAGACTTATAAAATATGCGTATGGTGCGGATTTACATATTGTAGGCGAGTATTCTGATGCAGGGTCTGGGAAGAACATTGATGGAAGACCTAATTTTTTAAGAATGCTTGAAGATATAAAAGAAGGAAAAGACAAGATTGAATTTGTACTGGTTTTTAAGCTATCAAGGTTTGGAAGAAATGCAGCAGATGTTCTATCTTCCTTACAAATTATGCAAGATTACGGAGTCAATTTAATCTGTGTTGAAGATAGTATTGATAGCAGTAAAGATAGTGGAAAACTCATGATTTCCGTCTTGTCTGCGGTTGCTGAAATAGAACGGGATAATATATTAGTTCAAACTATGGAAGGTCGTAAGAGAAAAGCAAGAGAAGGCAAATGGAATGGGGGGTTTGCACCATATGGTTATAAACTGATAGATGGGGAACTATTAATAGCAGAAGATGAAGTAAAAGTTATAGAAGTTATTTATGAGCAATTTACTACTACAAATATGGGTATAAATGCAGTAGCTTCCTATCTTAATAATAATGGATATAAAAAGAAAAAACGTCAAAATGGTACGCTTGAAGCCTTTTCTGCTTCTTTTGTAAAGGCTGTTTTAGATAATCCTGTTTATTGTGGTAAACTGTCATATGGTAGGAGAAAAAACGAGAAAGTACAAGGTGAACGAAATAAATTCCATATTGTAAAGCAGAAAGAGTTCCCCATTTATAACGGAATCCATGAGGCAATAGTATCAGAAGAATTGTGGCAAGCAGTACAAGAAAAGCGGAAACAAACAGGATTTAAGTATGAGAAGAAATATAGTTTGGATCACGCAAATATTTTGTCTGGTATACTGAAATGCCCAAATTGTGGGGCTTCCATGTATGGTAATGTGAATAGGAAAAAGAAGAAGGATGGGACTTATTATAGGGATTATTTCTATTATGCTTGCAAACATAGAATGAGTGTAAATGGTCATAAATGCGATTATAAAAAACAATGGGGTCAAGCTAAAATAGATGATGCTGTTGCAGATGTTATTACTAAACTGGTACAGAATGAAAAATTTGAGAAAGCAATAAAAGATAAAATAAATTCTAAAATTGATACGGCGGAACTGGAAGCGAATTTTAAAAATCTAAAAAAATCACATCGTCAAGCAGAGGTGGCAAAAAACAAATTAGCACAACAAATTGATGCCCTAGATATTATGGAATCTTTGTATGATAGAAAATATGAGGACATGCAGGATCGTCTAAATCAATTCTATGAAAAGATAGATTCTATTGAAATAGAGATGGAAGAAGTTAACATAAGAATACAGAATGTCAAGTCAGATAAACTTAACGCTGATAGTATTTACAACATTTTACGGATGTTTGACCAGCTGTATGATAAATTCACAGATATGGAGAAAAAAGAGTTTATAAGTAGTTTTGTAGAAAGGGTTGAAATTTATCCAGAAGAATTAGAAGATGGACGTATTTTAAAGAATATAAAGTTTGGATTTCCAGTCTTTTTTAATGGTGCTGAAGTTAGTGAAATTAGTTGGGACAAAGAGAGTACAGTTGAGACTGTAGTACTGTTGGAGAGGCAATAA
- a CDS encoding MFS transporter codes for MKKNNVSGQGYQGNDKLLIGLLLALITFGMFAQTILNIATTIRTDLGIGVDASNMAISLAALFSGIFIVVLGGLGDRFGRIKITKIGLVLSVIGSFLIAVSPKGTATFLLTGRAIQGLSSACIMPNALALIKAYYEGPARQRAVSVYSIGSWGGSALSSLFGGIIASTIGWRWIYWFSIAIAIASFFLIAGVPESKNPPSKKKAGFDSAGVITFMIGMLSINIMISQGGKIGWLSPMTLGLGLLSAITFFVFYKIEKNRENSFIDFDMFSNKTYKGATISNFLLNGAAGTLIVTLSLVQLAAGLTSLQAGFLTIGYLIAILIAIKVGEKLLQKLGARKPMVLGCAITGFGIFMTTFTHLMTDQYMLVATIGFTFFGMGLGLYATPSADAALSSVPADKAGSASGIYRMASALGAAFGIAISAAIFTGLGIEQVTFVEGFFRGRTDNISIRYAAIIALLFNLFMTMSAIISILLTVPPGKPETKDGSI; via the coding sequence TTGAAAAAAAACAATGTATCAGGCCAGGGATATCAGGGCAATGATAAATTGCTAATAGGCTTGTTGTTGGCTCTTATCACATTTGGTATGTTTGCCCAAACAATATTAAATATAGCCACAACTATTCGTACAGATTTGGGAATTGGTGTAGATGCTAGCAATATGGCTATAAGTCTAGCAGCCTTATTTTCTGGTATTTTTATTGTTGTACTAGGTGGTTTGGGGGATAGATTTGGGCGTATTAAAATCACAAAGATAGGATTAGTTTTAAGTGTAATTGGATCGTTTTTAATTGCGGTATCACCTAAGGGAACTGCTACTTTTTTACTTACAGGTCGTGCTATACAGGGACTTTCTTCAGCTTGCATTATGCCTAATGCACTGGCCCTGATAAAAGCCTATTATGAAGGTCCAGCCCGCCAAAGAGCTGTCAGTGTTTACTCTATTGGGTCTTGGGGTGGTTCTGCCTTAAGTTCTCTATTTGGGGGTATCATTGCATCTACCATAGGTTGGCGTTGGATTTACTGGTTTTCTATAGCCATTGCCATAGCTAGTTTTTTCTTAATTGCTGGAGTGCCCGAGAGCAAGAATCCACCTAGTAAAAAGAAGGCTGGTTTCGACTCAGCTGGAGTTATAACCTTCATGATAGGCATGCTCTCCATTAATATCATGATAAGTCAAGGAGGGAAAATAGGATGGCTAAGCCCTATGACATTGGGTCTTGGTCTATTGTCAGCTATAACATTCTTCGTATTTTACAAGATTGAAAAAAACAGAGAAAACAGCTTTATTGACTTTGATATGTTTAGCAACAAAACATACAAGGGAGCTACTATTTCAAACTTCTTGCTCAACGGAGCAGCAGGTACATTAATAGTTACTTTATCATTAGTGCAATTAGCTGCAGGTTTGACTTCATTACAAGCAGGTTTTTTAACCATAGGATATCTTATAGCTATTTTAATTGCAATTAAAGTCGGTGAGAAGCTATTGCAAAAGTTGGGTGCTCGCAAGCCTATGGTTTTAGGATGTGCAATTACAGGTTTTGGTATTTTTATGACAACATTTACTCATCTAATGACCGACCAATACATGCTGGTGGCTACAATTGGCTTTACTTTCTTTGGGATGGGTCTAGGTCTATATGCAACCCCATCAGCTGATGCTGCCTTATCCTCAGTTCCTGCAGATAAAGCTGGCTCTGCATCAGGCATTTATAGAATGGCATCTGCTTTAGGTGCTGCTTTTGGTATAGCTATTTCAGCTGCCATATTCACAGGACTAGGTATTGAACAAGTTACTTTTGTCGAAGGATTTTTTAGAGGTCGTACTGACAATATTTCCATCCGCTATGCAGCTATCATAGCTTTGCTTTTTAATCTGTTCATGACAATGTCGGCAATAATTTCTATTTTACTAACTGTCCCACCTGGAAAGCCTGAAACAAAGGATGGTAGTATATAA
- a CDS encoding ThiF family adenylyltransferase, whose amino-acid sequence MEEKQVLNILNRARRALDSLSQVEILDDWQFENELKVWFLHLGISIEYETSYFPQRSQWYIVVESRYPKGRIKVYPDVENSIKETLYHQSNNSKIEKNGLWRKGALCLEVNTLSNFQSEPYSVDERLLHHVKRAIGWLELAAKGILVSDNEPFELPDFSLSNILDLQFAFSEDVVTYMQWESTDCRYGIAELDVYKSKPFVYYVKAFMSLNNNIEHYTQWGKHLSKKTIFPPIKAPWILLKQLPVINEWQAPETIGDLIDAFRKQDIDIIGILQKLVSEVRDGKRHLLLLGFPIPKVFGGETEIISWKALYLPVVSCGKKTAKGFRTNEHGWWMRDKCEVFTKNTKLEWIVSENWNQQEISQRGKMDDLLQRKSILLIGAGCIGASIAEILIRAGIYNLTVSDSDIFEIGNLSRHTLNLNNIGELKELSLYNHLNMLNPHANVEVINNKLDMDDNLNINMELDKYDIIIDCTGTNSVLEILQKNKFKKKCILASVSVGLGAKHLYISIMHGTSFNFDSFNDLIYPYIQEEKDLYDNYNLPRNGIGCWHPTFPGRSDDIWLAASTSVKAIESYILSKSEKTLSLIYEQKNENGIFEGYLLVNRNENE is encoded by the coding sequence ATGGAAGAAAAACAAGTTCTTAATATTTTAAATCGTGCTCGAAGAGCTTTGGACTCTTTATCGCAGGTTGAAATACTAGATGATTGGCAATTTGAAAACGAATTAAAGGTTTGGTTTTTGCACTTAGGCATATCGATTGAATATGAGACCTCCTATTTTCCTCAAAGGTCACAGTGGTATATCGTTGTTGAATCTAGGTATCCAAAGGGAAGAATTAAAGTATATCCTGATGTTGAAAACAGTATAAAAGAGACTTTATATCATCAATCTAACAATTCCAAAATCGAAAAAAATGGGCTGTGGAGAAAAGGGGCATTATGTCTAGAAGTAAATACATTATCAAATTTCCAATCAGAACCATATAGTGTTGATGAACGCTTGCTACATCATGTAAAAAGGGCAATTGGCTGGCTCGAGTTAGCAGCAAAAGGCATATTAGTTTCAGATAACGAGCCATTTGAGTTACCTGATTTTTCCTTGAGCAATATATTGGATTTGCAATTTGCTTTTTCGGAAGATGTGGTTACTTATATGCAATGGGAAAGTACCGACTGTCGGTATGGAATAGCAGAGTTAGATGTGTATAAAAGTAAACCATTTGTATACTATGTTAAGGCGTTCATGTCTTTAAACAACAATATTGAACATTATACACAATGGGGTAAGCATCTTTCTAAAAAGACGATATTCCCTCCAATTAAAGCTCCATGGATACTTTTGAAACAACTTCCAGTGATTAATGAATGGCAAGCACCAGAAACGATTGGCGACTTAATAGATGCGTTCAGAAAACAAGATATTGATATCATTGGTATTCTGCAAAAACTTGTATCGGAAGTTCGAGATGGGAAGCGGCACTTGCTATTACTTGGCTTTCCTATTCCTAAGGTTTTCGGAGGAGAAACTGAGATTATTTCTTGGAAGGCACTTTATTTGCCTGTTGTATCATGTGGTAAAAAGACAGCAAAAGGATTTAGAACAAATGAACATGGGTGGTGGATGCGCGACAAATGTGAAGTGTTTACTAAAAACACCAAGTTGGAGTGGATTGTTTCGGAAAATTGGAACCAACAAGAAATATCGCAAAGAGGAAAAATGGATGATTTATTACAGCGAAAAAGTATATTGCTTATTGGGGCAGGTTGTATTGGTGCATCAATAGCAGAAATTCTTATTAGGGCAGGTATATATAATCTTACTGTTTCTGATTCGGATATATTTGAAATTGGAAATTTATCTCGTCATACTTTAAACCTAAATAATATTGGGGAACTTAAAGAATTATCATTATATAATCATCTTAATATGCTAAACCCACATGCCAATGTTGAAGTGATTAATAATAAACTTGATATGGACGATAACCTCAATATTAATATGGAATTGGATAAATACGACATAATCATTGACTGTACTGGCACAAATAGTGTGCTTGAAATTTTACAAAAAAATAAATTTAAGAAAAAGTGCATTTTGGCTTCGGTATCTGTAGGTTTGGGAGCAAAACATTTATATATATCTATTATGCATGGTACATCTTTCAATTTTGATTCTTTCAATGATTTAATTTACCCGTATATTCAAGAGGAAAAGGATTTATATGATAACTATAATTTGCCAAGGAACGGGATTGGTTGTTGGCACCCTACTTTCCCTGGGCGAAGTGATGATATTTGGCTTGCAGCGTCAACTTCGGTAAAGGCAATCGAAAGTTATATTTTGAGTAAATCAGAGAAGACACTGTCCCTTATTTATGAGCAAAAAAATGAAAATGGAATTTTTGAAGGTTATCTGTTGGTGAATAGAAATGAAAATGAGTGA
- a CDS encoding DUF3846 domain-containing protein, with the protein MRVVYVEPNKIAEIKKIDSGLKAMQKVVGGYIEALYPFADPVAIVCNEEGKINGLELNRGLADDKGDLYEIIAGTFFICLARPDSEDFESLTDELASKYLEMFKYPEVFMMANGKPISVKWGQMDHN; encoded by the coding sequence ATGAGGGTTGTTTATGTAGAGCCAAACAAAATAGCAGAAATAAAGAAGATAGATTCGGGTCTTAAGGCTATGCAAAAAGTTGTAGGTGGTTATATCGAGGCGCTGTATCCATTTGCAGACCCTGTAGCAATTGTATGTAACGAGGAAGGGAAAATAAATGGACTGGAGCTAAACAGAGGACTTGCTGATGACAAAGGGGATTTATACGAAATCATAGCTGGTACTTTCTTTATCTGTTTAGCAAGACCTGATAGCGAAGATTTTGAAAGTCTTACAGATGAGTTAGCCAGCAAGTATCTGGAAATGTTCAAATATCCTGAAGTGTTTATGATGGCCAATGGGAAACCGATATCTGTAAAGTGGGGGCAAATGGATCATAATTAA